Within Rothia sp. ZJ932, the genomic segment GCACTCAACCCGCCGATGGGCCGGGCATGCCGGTGTCTGAGACGCAGGCAAAAGATAGGGCGTCGGGGCGGGCTACCTGGCACCGCAAGGCGTCGAAGCCGGTGAGTCTGTGGATGATTGCCCTTTTTGTGGCGCTCATGGTTCACCGCTGGGTACCTGATGCCCTGTGGCTAATGGTGCATATGGTGACGCTGGGTCTGATGACTAATAGCATCCTGATTTGGAGTCAGCATTTCACCGAGGCGCTCCTGAAGAACCGTCTGCCTGATTCGGCGCGCGGAGTGCAGATTCGCCGTATTTATATGCTGAATATTTCTACTGTGGTGATGATGGCGGGTATGCTCACAGCGGCTTTCCCGCTGACGGTGGTGGGTGCAACAGGCGTGGGCGCAGTGGTGGCATGGCACGGGTTTTCCCTCTTGCAGCAGGTTAGAAGTGCACTGCCTGCCCGGTTTACGTCTACGGTGTATTTCTATATTGCGGCGAGCTGGCTGTTGCCAGTGGGTGCTGTGCTGGGCGCTTTCTTAGCAAAGGGACTGAGTTCTGACTGGTATGAGCGCACTCTGCTTGCCCACGAGGCAGTCAATATTCTGGGTTTTGTGGGGCTGACGGTAGTGGGCACTTTGACGACTCTCTGGCCTACTATGTTGCGCACCAAGATGGTTGCCAATGCGGTACAGCTTTCGTTACGTGGGCTTTACGGTATGTGCGCCGGTCTTGCGGTGACCGTTGCCGGTGCTTTGGCGGGGTCTCAGTGGCTCGCTGTTGCCGGTTTGGTGCTGTATTGCCTGGCGTTGGGGGTTATTGGCTACCTGATGGTGCGTACCTGCACCGCTAAGAAGCCAACTGAGTTCGCCACGATGTCGGTGTCGGCTGGCTTTATCTGGCTTATGGTGGGTGTTATCTGGACTGCCGCTATGGTTGCTACCACCAGCTTTGAAGAGCTAAATATGCGAACGGTCACCCCCGCGTTTGTGGTGGGTTTCTTGGTGCAGGTTCTTCTGGGCGCTATGTCTTATCTGCTACCGGCACGCATGGGCGGGGGTCCCGCAGCGGTGCGTACCGCTAATGAGGAGTTCAACCGCTTTGCGGCAGGACGCGTGGTCATTGTTAACCTCTGTCTGTTGGTGTTCGTGCTCCCGGCAGATGTCACGGGTTCGTGGGTGCGAACCACAATGTCCTTGTTGGGTGCTTTTACCCTGTTTGCTTTTATGCCCCTGATGATTCGCGGGGTGCGTCGCTCTGTTGCCAAGCGCAAAGAGATGATCTTGGCGCGTTCTCGCGGTGAGGCTCCCAAGCCTGATCCGCAGGCGTTGAGCCCCTCCCCTGCCCGTCACGGACGCGGTGCCGCAATCGGTGCCGGTGCGGTTGCGTTGGCGCTGGTGGCGGGGTTGCTCGCTAACCCCACCGTGTTCTCGCGCGGTGTTGAGAGCGTCTCAAGCGTTACGCCCACAGGTGAGACAACCACTGTGCAGGTGGAGGCTACCGCTGATATGCGCTTTGAGCCGGCTGCCGTTGAGGTTCCTGCCGGTAACCGCCTGGTTCTTGAGGTCACCAATACCGATGCTGGCAATGTACACGATTTGGTGCTTGCTAACGGCACCAGCACCGGGCGCATTGATCCCGGTGCCACAAAAACCCTCGATGCCGGTGTGGTCGGTCAGTCCTTAGAGGGCTGGTGTTCCGTTGTGGGGCATCAAGCGATGGGTATGGTTTTTGATGTCAACGTGATAGGCGGTGAGCCAGCAGATGCTGGCCACTCCGCGCATGTCGGTGGGCAGGGTGCGTCCGCTCTTTTAACCACCGCTGATCTTGACCTGGCAAAAGCGCCCGAGGGTTTTGAAGCCCGCAGTGCCGTTCTTGAACCGCTCCCCGAAGACGCAGCTACCAAGGGTACCACGGTACACCGCCGTACCCTTGAGGTAGAAGAGCTCAACCGCCCCGTCGCACCCGGTCTAGAGATGCAGGCGTGGACCTTCGGCGGGGAGATTATGGGTGAACCCTTGCGCGGAAAAGTGGGCGATATTTTTGAGATTACCCTGGTCAATAACGGCACGATGGGTCACTCCATTGATTTTCACGCGGGTATGGTGAGCCCCGATGAGCCCATGCGTACCATTGCGCCGGGTGAGTCTCTGGTCTACCGGTTTGAGGCTCGCGGTGCAGGTGTGTGGCTGTATCACTGCTCTACCGCGCCGATGAGCACCCATATTGCTGCGGGCATGTACGGGGCTGTCATTGTCGAGCCCGAGAACCTTGAACCCGTTGACCGCGAATATGTACTGGTGCAAAGCGATACCTACCTGACCGATACCGACAAAACCACCGATAACGGTAGCACGATCGCGGCGGTGCTCCCCGAAGCTGTTGCCGCTGGGGTGCCTTCACTGACTACCTTCAACGGTTACGCCAACCAGTACGTGTACGACCCATTGCAGGCTAAGGTGGGCGAGCGCGTACGCATCTGGGTGCTTGCTGCTGGTCCCTCGAAGGGCATGAGTTTTCATGTGGTGGGTAGCCAGTTCGATACCGTGTATAAAGAGGGGGCCTATCTGCTGAAGCAGGGCGAGGACGCTTTGGGTAGCACCGACGGGCACGCCCAGGCGATTAATCTGGCGGCTGCACAGGGTGGTTTCGTTGAGATGGAGTTTTTAGAAGCGGGTAGCTACACTTTCGTCAACCATGATTTCGCCGAGATGGAGCGCGGTGCGCGCGGTGTTATTGAGGTCGGTCAGTAGTTTTTTGAAGTGGTGTGCCGCCCTCGTGCCCTTAGCGGGGTGGTGCCGGGGGAGTAATCCCGAAAGTGTGAGTAAGCGGTAACTCTGCTTGCTTAAACATTTTCGTGAGAAACTACTAAGCTAGATGCGATGGCTACTGATAAAAAAACTTCGCACGGTGCCCCTATCAGAGTGCTTACCGGCGTGCTGGCGCACTGGCAGGTAATTGCGTCCGCGGTACTACTAGGCACAGGTGTTGCTGGTTTGGCTGCTACCTATAACTCATACTGTGGTATGACGGACTTAGCGTATGCGCCTACAGAGGTGCATGACAATTTGCGGGCGGCATCTACTGAGTCTGGGGTGCGCACGGGTATTTTGGCTGCCCAGTTAGAGACTGAGAGCCGCTGGCGGGTGGGTGCCGCCTCCCCTGCTGGCGCCCAGGGTTTAGCGCAGTTCACCCCCGATACCTGGGAGATTTGGGGGCAGGACGGTGATATTCGTGACCCCGAGGACGCTATTCGTACACAGGGTCACTATTTGGCGTATCTGCGTGATCGCCTTGAGCCGCTGGCTGATAACGAGCAGGAGCTTCAAGATCTGATGCTCGCCGGTTATAACGCGGGCCCCGGTGCTGTCGAGGAGTTTATGGGTATTCCCCCCTACCCTGAGACACAGGGGTACGTGAAGAAAATTAACCAGTTAGGCGCATCGAAGTATCAGGTGACCTGTCACCCTGACCCTGCTTTTAAGCAAGAAAAAATTAGGCACCCCGACCGCTAGGGTTGATTTTTCATGGGCTTTTGAGCATCAAGTCTAGTCTCAGCAAATGGGGTAGTGCCTTCTTTTAGGGGTTTTAGCGGTTTTCCAGATGTATCATCTCGTGGGCGTAGTCGGTGATGATGCCGTCCGCGCCCCAGTTGAATAGCTGGTTAGCACGAGCGCGGGAGTTCACCGTGTAGACGTTAACTTCAAAGCCGGCTTTTTGGGCGAGGGCAACCATGGGCTGGGTGAGGTTGCGATCCTCGATGTGGATGGTTTCAGCACCGCACAGTTGCATGAGCGAGAGCCAGTCGTGGCCTAGGGCATCTGCGGTGAAGAGAGCTGCGGTACGGTAGTGAGGTGCGCGTCGTTTGAGTTCGGCGAGCAGTAGCAGGTTGAAACTAGAAATCAGCACTTTACGTTCATCATCGAGCTTGTCGAGTTCAGCGATCACCGCGTCGATGAGTTGGAAGGTGCGCTCTGCACCCTGTTCATTCGATTTAATTTCAATATTGCCGTTGAGTTTGCTCTCGTTCATGACCTGAATCAGCTGGGCAAGGGTGGGCAGAGGCTCCCCCGCAAATTCGGGCGAGAACCAACTGCCGGCATCAATATCATCCAGTTGTTCGACGGTCAGATCGTAAATGCTACCGGTGCGATTGGTGGTGCGGTGCAAGGAGCTGTCATGGATGATGATGGGGGTACCGTCGGCGATAATATCAACGTCAGTTTCGAACCAGCTCACCCTGTAATCACTGCAACCGCCCAAGGCAGCAAGAGTATTTTCGGGGGCAATGGCTGATAGTCCGCGGTGGGCAAAAATTCGAGGCATCGTTCTCTCCTTGCAGCGTACATACTTTAGGTATCACGATACCCCTGCTTTTTAGCTGTTACCTGAACATCGCGTAAACGGCGTATGGCAACCCTACTGGTGCCCGCCCTGTAGGTGGGCGGACGCGTCCGTCCACGTGTAACAGACAAGCCTACTGGTAGGTGACCACCCAGGGTTTGGGGTCGAGTTCGTAGGTTTGTGCCGGGGTCATGGTGGGGGTGTCTTCGTCGTAGAAGTTCTTCCACGAGGGGTAGATTTCTTTATTTAACCCGGTCAGCAGGGAGTTATAGGTATCTACCTTGAGTTCCGGTGAGCCGTGACCATCAGCGTGTAGGGTCAGTGCCAACTCGGGGTGGGTAACCGTAATGGTTTCGCGGTTACTAATCATGGTGTGTGTGAACTGGTGCAGCACCACCATCTTCTGAGGTAGGTCATTCTTTCGGGTGAAGTCAGCCAAGTAGTCCAGGGTGTCATTGATTTCGGCGGCGGTCACAGAACCAATCTGCTGAAGATGCACTTGCCCAGGTGCTAACCGCCACTCGGGGTCAAGCCCAACACCCACATTGGGGTATTTGAGCAAATCTTCATACAAACGCACCTGACTCAAGAAATCGCTGTGACCGGGTTGAAAATCGATGACCACGTAAACATCGTTCTCGTAGGCTTCTTTGATGAGCGGTTCAATATCTTCAATGAGCGCAGCATCTGAGTAGTCGCCATCTACACCGGGAGCGCTTGACGCTGTGGTCACGATAACTTCGAAGGCGGGCACTACCGTTTCGGTGGCGTGGGGCTGGTACTGGTCAACCAGCTCTTGAACGCGTGCTACTGAGGCGGGAGCGTCCTGCTCACCTAAAACACCGAGGGAGGGACGTCCAGGCGCACCGTAGAGGGCGATGTACCGTTTGCCGTCGAAGACTTTTTGTCCGCCGCCGGGCAGCTCTTCGGGCGTGGGGGTGGGGCTGGGAGTTGCTGAAGCACTCGTCTGTTCAGCGAGCTGAGATGCCGACTGATGCGCCCCTTCCGAAGGTGATGACGCGGTCTGTTCACCACCGCAGGCAGCCAGAAGAAAAGTAGTTGCCACAGTGAGGGCAGTGAAAGCAGAAAGGCGCATAAAAGAGAGGCTTTCGGTCAGAAGTCTGTGTGTACTCTCCACGCTATAGGCTTTCAGATAAACAGCCAACTTATTGCAAAAAATTACGGCGCACCTTCTAGATCGAAACAATATCTTCCAAGGAGCGTCCTGCTGTTTCTGGCACTTGAGCGCGCACAAACCAGATGGTGGCAACACCCAGCGAAATCGAGCTGTTGAAAACGTTCTCGGTGAGAGCGTACCTGTTGGCAGGTTTCTTCTAGTGAATGTTGACGCCGAGGATGTAAAGTTATATTGTCCTCACAAAATAACATACAACTTACCCCTCAGGTGAACAGTGACCGAACCAGTATCATCTATAAACATCGATAAGAACTCTCCAATACCGCTTTACCACCAATTGGTAGAAGGCATTCGCAGCGCGATATCCAATGGAGCTCTCACCTCTGGTTCGATGCTGCCCAACGAACTAGACATTGCAAAGAATTTGCATTTATCACGACCAACCGTGCGCAAGGCAATGGACGAGTTGGTACGCGCAGGTTTGCTAGTACGCAAAAGAGGAGTCGGTACACAAGTTGTATCGAACGAAATTCGTCGTTCACTGACGCTAAGTTCACTTTACGATGATCTAGTTCGTAGCGGTATCAAAGTGAGCACCAAGATCCTAACTTTTGAAACCATCATTCCACCCGCTGAGATTGGACAAGAACTAACCCTTGAGTCGAAATCCACGGTTTACCACATACGTCGTCTCCGCTATGAAAATGGAACTCCATTAGCCGTAATGGAAAACTGGGTTCCCACAAATATTGGTGATCTCAAGCCGTCCTTCCTTGAGCAAAAGGGTCTTTACGAAACTATGCGCTCTCTAGGAGTGACCTTTAGCGTAGGACACCAGAAAGTAGGGGCAAAGAATGCCACGGTTGACGAAGCAGGTTTTTTGGGTGTTTCCACGGACGCTGCGCTGGTCACTATGCATCGCACCACACTTAATGATGTTGGCACCAGAGTTGAAACAGGCTCACATGTGTACAGAGCTGATCTTTACACCTTTGAGATGACACTTTCTCAGTAAATCCCGTCGTTTCCCTTTTTATCAGAATGGAGTTAAGTCATGACCAACTGGTTTTTTCCCGCAGGTTCAGCAGCTGATGGTCCTTGGGACCTTTCGCTAGGCACCTATGATTCATCAACCTCCGTTGAAGGATGGAAGCACACCGGCATCAAAACAGCGACTTTCACTAACCAGCCCCTTTCGCTTGAGGCAACGACAGAAGAGCGTATCATTGTTCCGCTTACTGGTGATGTCACCGTGAGTGTAAAGGGGCAAGTATACGAGCTTTCAGGACGCTCGGACGTTTTCCATGGTCCTGCAGATGTTCTTTATACCGGTATCAATGCTGCTGTTGAATTGCGCGGCAAAGAAGGGGTTCGCGTAGCAATCGCAACCGGCCCTGCAAAGGCTGAATATCCCGTGCGTCACCTCAAGAAAGAGGAAGTTCCCGTGGAACTTCGCGGGGCAGGCACAAGTTCTCGGCAGGTTCATAATTTTGGTACGCCTGCGAGCCTCGAAGCTGACCGCCTCATCGTATGCGAAGTCATCACACCCGGTGGAAACTGGTCTTCTTACCCTCCCCATAAACATGATGAGGAACGAGAGGGCGAGGAGACGGCCCTCGAGGAAATTTACTATTTTGAAACCCGTGCAACTCCAGGCGCACCAGCAGAGGCAAAGGATGCCATCGGTTACCAGCGTGTATATGCATCAGATGCCCGACCTATCGACGTTAACGAGGAGGTACGCACTGGTGACGTTGTGCTAGTACCTTATGGTTGGCACGGACCAGCTATGGCAGCACCTGGCTATGATCTTTACTATCTCAACGTAATGGCAGGCCCGGGTCCCGTCCGCGAATGGCTTATTAGCGATGATCCACACCACGGCTGGGTTCGACAGGTTTGGGAAGGTCAGCAAATCGATCCGCGCCTACCTTTCACCGCCGACCAGTAAGGCATTAAATCCACTTTTCAGAGCACGCCCCAACCGGTTTTTACAACTATAAATTGGGGCGTGTTCCTTATTTCTGTGGGGACAAAACCATGATAGAAATTTTCCAGCTTTACCCCATATATTCTTGGCTTCTACTAGCACTTGCTGCTTTTTTGGTGGGTCTTTCAAAGACTCTATTGCCAGGAGTGAACACCATTTCTGTTGCTATATTCGCCACTACTATGCCTGCCAAGGCATCCACAGGCGCACTTTTGCTACTACTCATGTTGGGCGATGTCATGGCACTGCTCATATACCAACACAGTGCGCATTGGCCTACCCTCATAAGAATGATTCCTTCAGTTCTTATAGGGCTGATTTTGGGTGCTGCTTTTTTGAATTTTTCCCAAGACACCACCGTTCGTCGAGGCGTTGGGTGGCTACTGTTGTTCTTGATGGCGCTGACAATCTGGCAAAGAGTCACCCTTGGTCGCTCTCGAAAGGCACCCCACACGTCAAACCAAAAATTCATCTTCGCGTACGGCAGTTTGGGAGGTTTCTCTACAATGATTGCGAACTCTGGCGGACCGGTTATGAGCATGTATTTTTTAGCTCAACGGTTTGAGGTTAAAGCTTTTCTGGGAACAACTGCTTGGTTTTTTGCGGTCATGAATCTTCTGAAGCTCCCTTTTTCAATGGGTCTAGGTCTAATAGACACACAAGTTCTTCTTGTTGATGCCTTCTTGCTTCCTGCTGTTTTAGCAGGGGGCTTGGTGGGATGGGCAGGGGCTTCTGCCATTAAACAGAAAGTGTTTGAATGGCTAATCGTTGGGATTACGTTGGCTGGATCCGCCTATCTCGTGGCGGTGTAACGACCAAAATAGGATGCACAGGTACTGACGCAGTAATTGTTCTTAAAAGTTCAGGAATTTTATATTGCATTCACTAGCGCGCTCTAGAAATTTATGTCACAATTATTTCACCTGCAACGTTATGATTGAGGCTTAGCAGCAACCCTACCGCTCCTTCACCACATATCAGGTTGCCCCAAGACGACGGAAGAGAAGTCAAATGTCCCCTAATGTAATTCGCGTAGCAGTCATCGGCGCAGGCATGGCAGGACAAGGCCATGCCTACGGTTACCGCATGGCATCCGCTATCCAATCCGGAAAGACAATCCCAAGCATTCACCTTGCT encodes:
- a CDS encoding multicopper oxidase domain-containing protein — its product is MPENPAPLPNRRPLTLSAPGTQPADGPGMPVSETQAKDRASGRATWHRKASKPVSLWMIALFVALMVHRWVPDALWLMVHMVTLGLMTNSILIWSQHFTEALLKNRLPDSARGVQIRRIYMLNISTVVMMAGMLTAAFPLTVVGATGVGAVVAWHGFSLLQQVRSALPARFTSTVYFYIAASWLLPVGAVLGAFLAKGLSSDWYERTLLAHEAVNILGFVGLTVVGTLTTLWPTMLRTKMVANAVQLSLRGLYGMCAGLAVTVAGALAGSQWLAVAGLVLYCLALGVIGYLMVRTCTAKKPTEFATMSVSAGFIWLMVGVIWTAAMVATTSFEELNMRTVTPAFVVGFLVQVLLGAMSYLLPARMGGGPAAVRTANEEFNRFAAGRVVIVNLCLLVFVLPADVTGSWVRTTMSLLGAFTLFAFMPLMIRGVRRSVAKRKEMILARSRGEAPKPDPQALSPSPARHGRGAAIGAGAVALALVAGLLANPTVFSRGVESVSSVTPTGETTTVQVEATADMRFEPAAVEVPAGNRLVLEVTNTDAGNVHDLVLANGTSTGRIDPGATKTLDAGVVGQSLEGWCSVVGHQAMGMVFDVNVIGGEPADAGHSAHVGGQGASALLTTADLDLAKAPEGFEARSAVLEPLPEDAATKGTTVHRRTLEVEELNRPVAPGLEMQAWTFGGEIMGEPLRGKVGDIFEITLVNNGTMGHSIDFHAGMVSPDEPMRTIAPGESLVYRFEARGAGVWLYHCSTAPMSTHIAAGMYGAVIVEPENLEPVDREYVLVQSDTYLTDTDKTTDNGSTIAAVLPEAVAAGVPSLTTFNGYANQYVYDPLQAKVGERVRIWVLAAGPSKGMSFHVVGSQFDTVYKEGAYLLKQGEDALGSTDGHAQAINLAAAQGGFVEMEFLEAGSYTFVNHDFAEMERGARGVIEVGQ
- a CDS encoding lytic transglycosylase domain-containing protein; this encodes MATDKKTSHGAPIRVLTGVLAHWQVIASAVLLGTGVAGLAATYNSYCGMTDLAYAPTEVHDNLRAASTESGVRTGILAAQLETESRWRVGAASPAGAQGLAQFTPDTWEIWGQDGDIRDPEDAIRTQGHYLAYLRDRLEPLADNEQELQDLMLAGYNAGPGAVEEFMGIPPYPETQGYVKKINQLGASKYQVTCHPDPAFKQEKIRHPDR
- a CDS encoding glycerophosphoryl diester phosphodiesterase, with translation MPRIFAHRGLSAIAPENTLAALGGCSDYRVSWFETDVDIIADGTPIIIHDSSLHRTTNRTGSIYDLTVEQLDDIDAGSWFSPEFAGEPLPTLAQLIQVMNESKLNGNIEIKSNEQGAERTFQLIDAVIAELDKLDDERKVLISSFNLLLLAELKRRAPHYRTAALFTADALGHDWLSLMQLCGAETIHIEDRNLTQPMVALAQKAGFEVNVYTVNSRARANQLFNWGADGIITDYAHEMIHLENR
- a CDS encoding GntR family transcriptional regulator; amino-acid sequence: MTEPVSSINIDKNSPIPLYHQLVEGIRSAISNGALTSGSMLPNELDIAKNLHLSRPTVRKAMDELVRAGLLVRKRGVGTQVVSNEIRRSLTLSSLYDDLVRSGIKVSTKILTFETIIPPAEIGQELTLESKSTVYHIRRLRYENGTPLAVMENWVPTNIGDLKPSFLEQKGLYETMRSLGVTFSVGHQKVGAKNATVDEAGFLGVSTDAALVTMHRTTLNDVGTRVETGSHVYRADLYTFEMTLSQ
- the iolB gene encoding 5-deoxy-glucuronate isomerase encodes the protein MTNWFFPAGSAADGPWDLSLGTYDSSTSVEGWKHTGIKTATFTNQPLSLEATTEERIIVPLTGDVTVSVKGQVYELSGRSDVFHGPADVLYTGINAAVELRGKEGVRVAIATGPAKAEYPVRHLKKEEVPVELRGAGTSSRQVHNFGTPASLEADRLIVCEVITPGGNWSSYPPHKHDEEREGEETALEEIYYFETRATPGAPAEAKDAIGYQRVYASDARPIDVNEEVRTGDVVLVPYGWHGPAMAAPGYDLYYLNVMAGPGPVREWLISDDPHHGWVRQVWEGQQIDPRLPFTADQ
- a CDS encoding sulfite exporter TauE/SafE family protein; its protein translation is MIEIFQLYPIYSWLLLALAAFLVGLSKTLLPGVNTISVAIFATTMPAKASTGALLLLLMLGDVMALLIYQHSAHWPTLIRMIPSVLIGLILGAAFLNFSQDTTVRRGVGWLLLFLMALTIWQRVTLGRSRKAPHTSNQKFIFAYGSLGGFSTMIANSGGPVMSMYFLAQRFEVKAFLGTTAWFFAVMNLLKLPFSMGLGLIDTQVLLVDAFLLPAVLAGGLVGWAGASAIKQKVFEWLIVGITLAGSAYLVAV